From one Halobacteriovoraceae bacterium genomic stretch:
- a CDS encoding flagellin FliC — translation MGLRINTNVTSLSAQRTLGKTTNDQAESLGKLSSGSRIVKAADDAAGLAISEKLRGQIRGLTQAERNASDGISLIQTAEGGLNEISSILIRLRELSVQSASDTVGDTERSFADKEYQNMKEEIERIANVTEFNGKKLLNGTGEFYDFQIGINNIENEDRITFNASATNSTLAALGVDGLAVQSKESAQESLGILDSAITQVSGQRAGFGAMQNRLTSTIQNIQITNENLSSANSRIRDTDYATETATNTKLSILNQSGAAVLSQANTQGQIALRLLG, via the coding sequence ATGGGTTTACGTATTAACACGAATGTGACTTCTCTTTCTGCCCAGAGAACATTAGGGAAGACCACAAATGACCAGGCCGAGTCGCTTGGGAAACTCTCTTCAGGTTCAAGAATTGTAAAGGCCGCTGATGATGCAGCTGGTTTGGCAATTTCTGAAAAATTGAGGGGTCAAATTAGAGGCCTTACTCAGGCCGAAAGAAACGCCAGTGACGGTATTTCTCTTATTCAAACTGCAGAAGGCGGTCTCAATGAAATCTCGAGTATCCTTATCAGACTTAGAGAACTTTCTGTTCAATCTGCCTCAGATACAGTAGGCGACACAGAAAGAAGCTTTGCTGATAAAGAGTATCAGAACATGAAAGAAGAAATTGAGAGAATTGCTAATGTGACAGAATTTAACGGCAAGAAGCTATTAAATGGAACAGGTGAATTCTATGATTTTCAAATTGGTATCAACAATATTGAAAACGAGGACAGAATTACTTTCAATGCTTCAGCTACAAATTCTACGCTCGCAGCTTTAGGCGTTGATGGCCTTGCTGTTCAATCGAAAGAGTCTGCACAAGAATCTCTTGGGATTTTAGACAGTGCGATAACTCAAGTATCTGGACAGAGAGCTGGGTTTGGTGCTATGCAAAATAGACTAACTTCAACAATACAAAATATTCAGATCACTAACGAGAACTTAAGCTCTGCTAACTCTCGTATCAGAGATACTGATTATGCTACTGAAACTGCAACGAATACGAAACTTTCTATTCTTAATCAATCTGGTGCAGCTGTTCTTAGTCAAGCAAATACTCAAGGACAAATTGCGCTTAGATTGCTCGGTTAA
- a CDS encoding methylated-DNA--[protein]-cysteine S-methyltransferase translates to MTPNKEFLIHTMVGDFLVVHDEEEIFKCELLKQETIINPIPTCTLEEQILDQVEKYNSGELKKFDLPLHFKGTPFQIKVWKQILSIPCGKTITYSDIAQKLKSRAYQAIGNSCGKNPFALLVPCHRVKAKNGLGGFFYGLKLKKKWLELEGVIL, encoded by the coding sequence ATGACGCCCAATAAAGAATTTCTCATTCACACAATGGTGGGCGATTTCCTAGTCGTGCATGATGAGGAAGAAATTTTTAAATGTGAGCTCTTAAAACAAGAAACAATAATAAATCCTATCCCAACTTGTACTCTCGAAGAACAAATTCTTGATCAGGTAGAAAAGTACAATTCGGGAGAGCTTAAAAAGTTTGATCTTCCATTACATTTTAAAGGTACTCCATTTCAGATCAAAGTTTGGAAACAAATACTCTCAATTCCTTGTGGCAAAACAATAACCTACAGTGATATTGCTCAAAAACTTAAATCAAGAGCATATCAGGCCATAGGAAACTCATGTGGAAAAAACCCATTCGCACTTCTAGTGCCATGCCATAGAGTAAAGGCAAAAAATGGACTTGGTGGTTTTTTTTATGGCCTTAAATTGAAAAAAAAATGGCTCGAATTAGAGGGCGTGATCCTTTAG
- a CDS encoding MBL fold metallo-hydrolase produces MKVHQLFPDSPLRNFNYLIQNSKKEVICIDPLDAQYILDEIEKIGGKLIAIINTHEHDDHIGGNKVLARKTKCKVYAHKDLESKIPKMSHPLEKGDIIDIENGTFLEVLETPGHTYSSICLLLYVNDKPYALFSGDTLFNAGVGNCYHGGNPELLYQTIYRQINELADEIIVYPGHEYLGNNIQFTLDREPGNNDAQKMFDRYKKKLKAEHILTTIGEEKKINSFMRIEQKEVVEGVRKTFQIEDSTELGDKQVFVKLRQLRDKW; encoded by the coding sequence ATGAAAGTACATCAACTTTTTCCAGATTCACCCCTGAGAAATTTTAATTATTTAATTCAAAACTCAAAGAAAGAAGTTATTTGCATTGATCCCCTTGACGCACAATATATCCTAGACGAAATTGAAAAAATTGGGGGAAAACTTATTGCAATTATAAATACACATGAACATGATGATCACATTGGAGGAAATAAAGTACTCGCAAGAAAAACAAAATGCAAAGTATATGCTCATAAAGATCTTGAATCTAAAATTCCCAAAATGAGCCATCCTTTAGAAAAAGGCGATATTATTGACATTGAAAACGGTACATTTTTAGAAGTTCTAGAAACTCCAGGCCACACCTATTCAAGTATATGTCTTCTTCTTTACGTTAACGATAAACCTTATGCGTTATTTTCTGGAGACACTCTTTTCAATGCTGGTGTCGGAAACTGCTATCATGGAGGAAACCCCGAGCTTCTTTATCAAACAATTTATCGTCAAATAAATGAACTTGCTGATGAAATTATTGTGTATCCTGGACATGAATATTTGGGAAATAATATCCAATTTACCCTAGATAGAGAGCCTGGTAATAATGACGCCCAAAAAATGTTCGATCGTTATAAGAAAAAACTTAAGGCCGAACATATTCTAACAACAATAGGTGAAGAAAAAAAAATTAATAGTTTTATGAGAATAGAACAAAAGGAAGTTGTTGAAGGGGTTCGAAAGACTTTTCAAATTGAAGATAGCACTGAATTGGGTGACAAACAAGTTTTTGTGAAATTAAGACAATTACGAGATAAATGGTAG
- the trpA gene encoding tryptophan synthase subunit alpha gives MNRYEKLKTNNKKVFIPFVTLGDPNPELSFEIIQFLIQNGADALELGLPFSDPVADGVVIQDANQRALKANTFTKDAFRIIEKIRSKYPEIPIGLLSYCNLATGFGVDQFFKELSRIGVDSILFADLPIEMGDFFNYHFSKNNISKVLLAPPNADHSTLEYIAKNSEGYIYLVGRSGVTGVNLKTTIDLSSNISELKKFGIPVYQGFGISGKKDVEKAIESGADGVIVGSAIVKIIAENFSNKDDLFTNLKGLVCEIKSATF, from the coding sequence ATGAATAGATATGAAAAATTAAAAACGAATAATAAAAAAGTTTTTATACCTTTTGTCACTTTAGGTGATCCAAACCCTGAGCTTTCATTTGAGATTATTCAGTTTCTCATTCAAAATGGTGCTGATGCTTTGGAATTAGGACTTCCTTTTTCTGATCCTGTTGCGGATGGAGTTGTTATTCAGGATGCCAATCAGCGAGCTTTAAAAGCTAATACATTTACCAAAGACGCCTTTAGAATTATTGAAAAAATTCGTTCAAAGTATCCAGAAATTCCAATTGGCTTACTGAGCTATTGTAATCTAGCGACTGGTTTTGGGGTTGATCAATTTTTCAAAGAACTTTCTCGAATTGGAGTGGATTCAATTTTGTTTGCAGATCTGCCCATTGAGATGGGTGATTTTTTTAATTATCATTTTTCAAAAAATAATATTTCAAAGGTACTTTTAGCTCCTCCAAATGCAGATCATTCAACTCTTGAATATATTGCTAAAAATTCTGAGGGATATATTTATCTTGTTGGAAGAAGCGGAGTAACGGGGGTAAATCTTAAAACAACAATTGATTTAAGTTCAAATATATCTGAGCTTAAAAAATTTGGGATACCAGTTTATCAAGGTTTTGGAATTTCGGGTAAGAAAGATGTAGAAAAAGCAATTGAAAGTGGTGCTGATGGAGTCATTGTAGGTTCAGCGATTGTAAAAATTATTGCTGAAAATTTTTCAAATAAAGATGACCTTTTTACGAATCTTAAAGGATTGGTTTGTGAAATAAAATCTGCAACATTCTAG
- a CDS encoding methyl-accepting chemotaxis protein — translation MKIKIIDTIFYVLNKFIAKILQNYLILRPGDVVFLGNKMRRSIKNIFPIPGFQLRFIILGYISGLVLTILYLGTFFLYIKKNFLEVLQMSTLSLEVRDVLRTDMENVIQGLIIISVLFLIAVVLVCIFYSHKIAGPISKLIRTMDEVLENKDSEKIVFRNKDEFHELADRFNKVISHLNIKNNRE, via the coding sequence GTGAAAATAAAAATTATTGATACAATTTTCTATGTTTTAAATAAATTTATTGCTAAAATATTGCAAAACTATCTGATTTTACGACCAGGTGATGTTGTTTTTTTGGGGAACAAAATGAGAAGAAGTATCAAAAATATTTTTCCCATTCCAGGGTTTCAACTAAGGTTTATTATCCTAGGCTATATCTCTGGACTTGTTTTAACAATTCTCTATCTTGGGACATTTTTTCTGTATATCAAAAAAAATTTTTTGGAAGTTTTGCAAATGTCCACTTTATCCCTTGAGGTAAGAGATGTTTTAAGAACTGACATGGAAAACGTCATACAGGGGCTAATTATAATTTCAGTACTTTTCTTAATAGCTGTTGTTTTAGTTTGTATATTCTATTCTCATAAAATAGCCGGGCCAATTTCTAAATTAATTAGAACAATGGATGAAGTTTTAGAAAATAAGGACAGTGAAAAAATTGTTTTTAGAAATAAGGATGAATTTCATGAACTTGCCGATAGATTTAACAAAGTTATAAGTCACCTAAATATAAAAAATAATCGTGAATAA
- a CDS encoding M48 family metallopeptidase, whose protein sequence is MTSKEVSILFLVFLIMKFTIKIYLDLRNKEYINKHSKEVPNTFRDKVELADHQKAALYSSSKINFGLVSGVIGTLVLLGWTLGGGLNYIDEYAKGFNQGNIATGLICFGLFAIVSMLISLPESLYSTFVLEEKFGFNKTTPKTFIVDMIKGTALGILIGGPILTGILWIMEKLGTFWWVYAWAFLCIIQVLMLWLYPTLIAPIFNKFTEMEEGEVKEKVLKLLEKTGFTSKGLFVMDASIRSSHGNAYFTGFGQNKRIVFFDTLIKTLTPGEVEAVLAHELGHFKMKHVLKNIAKSFIFSLIGFAILGQLIQSQSFFNGHGVQNVSIYMGLLLFSMVSDVYTFLITPINSLSSRKHEFEADAFAAKYSNASELISALVKLYKDNASTLTPDPLYSKFYHSHPPALIRVEHLDELKDHAL, encoded by the coding sequence ATGACCTCAAAAGAAGTATCGATCCTGTTTTTAGTTTTCTTAATCATGAAATTCACAATTAAAATATATCTAGACCTTAGAAACAAAGAGTATATCAATAAGCATTCAAAAGAGGTTCCAAATACTTTCAGAGATAAAGTTGAACTTGCGGATCATCAAAAGGCCGCTTTGTATTCATCTAGTAAAATCAATTTTGGTTTAGTATCAGGAGTAATAGGAACGTTGGTACTTTTGGGTTGGACACTTGGAGGTGGACTTAACTACATAGATGAGTATGCCAAGGGTTTTAATCAGGGAAATATTGCCACTGGATTAATTTGTTTTGGTCTGTTTGCTATAGTTTCAATGTTAATTTCATTGCCTGAATCACTTTATTCAACATTTGTACTAGAAGAAAAATTTGGTTTTAATAAAACAACACCTAAAACATTTATTGTGGATATGATTAAGGGTACGGCCCTTGGGATTTTAATCGGAGGACCAATATTAACAGGAATATTATGGATTATGGAGAAATTGGGAACATTTTGGTGGGTTTATGCCTGGGCCTTCTTATGTATTATACAGGTTCTTATGCTTTGGTTGTACCCTACACTCATAGCTCCCATTTTTAATAAGTTTACAGAAATGGAAGAAGGTGAAGTAAAAGAAAAAGTTTTAAAATTACTTGAAAAAACTGGATTCACAAGTAAAGGATTATTTGTCATGGATGCTTCAATAAGGAGTTCACATGGAAACGCATATTTTACAGGTTTTGGACAAAATAAGAGAATTGTTTTCTTTGATACTCTTATTAAGACTTTAACACCCGGAGAAGTTGAAGCAGTCTTGGCCCATGAGTTAGGGCATTTTAAAATGAAGCATGTTCTTAAAAATATAGCTAAGTCATTTATATTTTCATTGATAGGTTTTGCGATTTTAGGTCAGTTAATCCAAAGCCAAAGTTTTTTTAATGGACATGGAGTACAGAATGTATCTATTTATATGGGACTCCTCTTGTTTTCAATGGTTTCGGATGTCTACACATTTTTGATTACACCTATTAATTCTTTGTCATCCAGAAAGCATGAGTTCGAAGCGGATGCATTTGCAGCAAAGTATTCAAATGCATCTGAATTAATTTCAGCTTTAGTTAAACTCTATAAAGATAATGCAAGTACCTTAACTCCAGATCCACTTTATAGTAAGTTTTATCACTCACATCCACCAGCTCTCATAAGAGTAGAACATTTAGATGAGCTAAAGGATCACGCCCTCTAA
- the trpCF gene encoding bifunctional indole-3-glycerol-phosphate synthase TrpC/phosphoribosylanthranilate isomerase TrpF, giving the protein MKKNILSTIVEHKKIENELAKKSFSLDFLKSNCKKTNDLFYQILSIKKTHFILECKKGSPSRGIINPNYNPVESVKVYNQYASAISVLTDEKFFFGSFNDLKLVREVTTLPILCKDFVIDEYTIYRARFHGADAILLILEILTDEEYLNLSSIAHELGMGVLTEIATEQQALRANQLGSKVVGINNRNLKDFTIDLKKCERLAKLLTNSPVVISESGISNHAQIKENKIKADGFLIGTSLMKESNLDYACRSLIYGKNKVCGITSSEILAAVYEAGAAYAGINFIKTSPRFVEISKAIEITKNSPLPIVGIFCNQSIEEIKKVIENVPLQVVQLHGDENESYIHELKNQLPNDCKIWKAISADQIDLLNLVDVEIFVIDSRKLGQFGGTGTTFDWSILNNLPKEKILLAGGIGPANVKEASQIGCVGLDLNSKLENDDGLKDLDKIKETFKQIINY; this is encoded by the coding sequence ATGAAGAAAAATATCCTAAGTACCATTGTTGAACATAAAAAAATAGAAAATGAGCTTGCAAAAAAATCGTTTTCATTAGATTTTCTTAAAAGTAATTGTAAGAAAACAAATGACCTCTTCTATCAAATTCTATCGATAAAAAAAACCCACTTTATTTTAGAGTGTAAAAAAGGATCACCTTCAAGAGGAATTATAAATCCCAATTATAATCCTGTTGAAAGTGTAAAGGTATACAACCAATATGCTAGTGCTATAAGTGTTCTAACCGATGAAAAATTTTTCTTTGGAAGTTTCAACGATCTTAAATTAGTAAGAGAAGTGACTACTTTGCCAATTTTGTGTAAAGACTTTGTCATCGATGAATATACAATTTATCGTGCTCGTTTTCATGGGGCCGATGCTATACTTTTGATTCTAGAGATATTAACAGATGAAGAATATCTTAATCTGAGCTCAATTGCACACGAACTTGGGATGGGGGTTCTCACTGAGATTGCGACTGAGCAACAAGCATTAAGGGCCAATCAATTAGGTTCAAAAGTGGTTGGAATTAACAACAGGAATCTTAAGGATTTCACAATTGACTTAAAGAAATGTGAAAGGCTAGCAAAACTTCTAACAAATTCTCCGGTTGTTATTAGTGAATCAGGAATTTCCAATCACGCACAGATTAAAGAAAATAAAATTAAAGCAGATGGTTTTCTTATTGGAACTTCTCTCATGAAAGAAAGTAATCTAGATTATGCCTGTAGGTCTTTAATTTATGGGAAAAACAAAGTATGCGGAATAACTTCTTCTGAAATATTAGCTGCAGTTTACGAAGCAGGGGCAGCCTATGCGGGAATCAATTTTATTAAAACTTCTCCTCGTTTTGTAGAAATTTCAAAGGCGATTGAAATAACCAAAAACTCCCCCCTTCCTATTGTTGGAATATTTTGTAATCAAAGCATTGAAGAGATTAAAAAAGTTATTGAGAATGTTCCTCTTCAAGTTGTACAACTGCATGGAGATGAAAATGAATCTTATATCCATGAACTTAAAAACCAGCTTCCAAATGATTGTAAAATATGGAAGGCGATCTCTGCTGATCAAATAGACCTCCTCAATTTAGTGGATGTTGAAATTTTTGTCATTGATTCAAGAAAACTTGGTCAATTTGGCGGAACCGGTACGACATTTGACTGGTCAATTTTAAATAATCTTCCAAAAGAAAAAATTCTGCTCGCCGGTGGGATAGGCCCCGCAAACGTGAAAGAGGCCTCTCAAATTGGTTGTGTAGGACTTGATCTCAATTCAAAATTGGAAAATGATGACGGACTTAAAGATCTTGATAAAATAAAAGAAACTTTTAAACAAATTATTAATTACTGA
- a CDS encoding DUF4442 domain-containing protein: MLKKIVNYWPPFLGSGISIDYVSPEFDTIDVSLKLRFWNRNYVGSHYGGSLYSMCDPFYMLILIERLGEEYIVWDKKAEIEFLHPGKSKVFAHFHVSPEAIQEIHNACEDGKKHEPIFEVFITDGDNRKIARVTKTLWIKKKMY, from the coding sequence ATACTAAAAAAAATTGTCAACTACTGGCCCCCATTTTTGGGATCTGGGATTTCTATAGATTATGTCTCCCCCGAGTTTGATACTATTGATGTTTCTTTGAAATTGCGATTTTGGAACCGAAATTATGTTGGATCTCATTATGGAGGTTCTTTGTATTCCATGTGTGACCCTTTTTACATGTTAATTCTTATCGAAAGACTTGGCGAAGAATATATCGTCTGGGACAAAAAGGCCGAAATTGAATTTCTTCATCCTGGAAAATCGAAAGTATTTGCCCATTTCCATGTATCTCCCGAGGCCATCCAAGAAATTCACAATGCCTGTGAAGATGGGAAAAAACATGAGCCAATTTTTGAAGTTTTTATAACCGATGGTGATAATCGAAAAATTGCACGAGTCACAAAAACTTTGTGGATAAAGAAGAAAATGTATTAG
- a CDS encoding alpha/beta fold hydrolase: MIIEEKTLEIAEDKEIHLKIKESGAPIWIIGTHGLGEHSGRHTYLFDLFASDFNICLYDLRGHGKSFGKRGNVGSFSDYFDDLEALLEFLKREYKVKRYVLFGHSMGALITAGFIQRYVKEDFYPERIILSAPPAVVGGPAGQFFKYAPDILLSNLVKLPSIPLAGLVDLDNLSHDPYVKEQYLEDALNCLKIHTHLVFELIKASKDIFSRPLRTKCSALCVSGSEDHIIGQKDLVYYFSTVDKGTMHKVFNGAYHELHNELAKYREPYFDYLKNYLRDLIYDAQ, translated from the coding sequence GTGATTATAGAAGAAAAGACTTTAGAAATTGCAGAAGACAAAGAAATTCATCTGAAAATCAAAGAATCTGGTGCCCCCATTTGGATTATTGGGACTCATGGATTGGGAGAACACTCAGGGAGGCATACTTATTTGTTTGATCTTTTTGCTTCTGATTTTAATATTTGCCTCTACGATCTTAGGGGGCATGGCAAAAGCTTCGGAAAAAGAGGAAACGTAGGATCATTTTCAGATTACTTTGATGATCTTGAGGCCTTGCTTGAATTTCTTAAAAGAGAATATAAAGTTAAACGATATGTTCTCTTCGGACATTCAATGGGTGCACTCATCACTGCCGGATTTATTCAGCGTTATGTAAAAGAAGATTTTTATCCAGAAAGAATTATCTTGAGCGCTCCTCCTGCCGTTGTTGGAGGGCCAGCTGGTCAGTTTTTTAAATATGCCCCAGATATATTACTATCAAACTTAGTAAAATTACCTTCTATTCCTTTGGCCGGTCTTGTTGATCTTGATAATCTCTCACATGATCCATACGTCAAAGAACAATATCTTGAAGATGCTCTAAATTGTTTGAAAATACATACACATTTAGTATTTGAACTCATTAAGGCCAGTAAAGATATTTTTTCTAGGCCTTTAAGGACTAAATGTTCTGCTCTTTGTGTCAGTGGTAGTGAAGACCATATTATAGGACAAAAAGATTTAGTATACTATTTCTCAACTGTAGATAAGGGAACTATGCATAAAGTATTTAATGGTGCTTATCATGAATTGCACAATGAACTTGCAAAATATCGAGAGCCTTATTTTGATTACCTTAAGAATTATTTGAGAGATTTAATCTATGACGCCCAATAA
- the trpB gene encoding tryptophan synthase subunit beta, whose amino-acid sequence MKTLLDPFYGEFGGMFVPQILIPSLIELEQAFVKCKDDPKFNQEFSDLLSKYAGRPTPLTLCRNLSRGTKTKIYLKREDLLHGGAHKTNQVIGQALLCKYMGKNEIIAETGAGQHGVATAMICALMNIKCRIYMGEVDCKRQEPNLFRMRLLGAEVIPVTSGSATLKDACNEALRDWSLNYPTAHYLLGTAAGPHPFPKIVCHFQKIIGEEAKQQILSEEGKLPDAVIACVGGGSNAIGIFNDFLSDEDVKLIGVEPAGKGLETNMHGAPIYNNQKGIFFGMHSFLMQEHDGQIKESYSISAGLDFPSVGPQHAYLAQTGRATYTSVTDDEALGAFQSLCRHEGIIPALESSHALAYALKLMYEDPTKEQIFVVNISGRGDKDLSTVNQYLKK is encoded by the coding sequence ATGAAAACATTATTAGATCCTTTCTATGGTGAATTTGGGGGAATGTTTGTTCCTCAAATTCTGATTCCCTCTCTAATTGAACTTGAACAAGCGTTTGTGAAATGTAAAGATGATCCGAAATTTAACCAAGAATTTTCAGATTTACTTTCAAAATACGCAGGAAGGCCAACTCCTTTAACCCTTTGTCGTAATCTGTCCAGAGGCACAAAAACTAAAATATATCTTAAACGCGAAGATTTACTTCATGGAGGGGCCCATAAAACCAATCAAGTTATAGGCCAGGCCTTATTATGTAAATACATGGGAAAAAATGAAATCATAGCAGAAACTGGCGCTGGACAACATGGAGTAGCGACGGCGATGATTTGTGCTTTAATGAATATTAAATGTCGTATTTATATGGGAGAAGTCGATTGCAAAAGGCAAGAGCCAAACCTATTTAGGATGCGTCTTCTTGGAGCTGAAGTTATTCCAGTGACAAGTGGTAGTGCGACTTTAAAAGATGCATGTAATGAGGCCTTAAGAGATTGGAGCTTAAACTACCCTACTGCTCATTATTTATTAGGTACGGCCGCAGGTCCCCATCCTTTCCCAAAAATTGTGTGTCATTTTCAAAAGATTATTGGAGAAGAAGCAAAACAGCAAATTCTCTCTGAAGAAGGAAAGTTACCTGATGCTGTCATCGCTTGTGTTGGAGGAGGGTCAAATGCAATTGGAATTTTCAATGATTTTCTCTCTGATGAAGATGTAAAACTTATTGGAGTTGAGCCTGCAGGTAAAGGTCTAGAAACAAATATGCATGGGGCACCAATATATAATAATCAAAAAGGTATTTTTTTTGGAATGCATTCATTTCTTATGCAAGAACATGATGGACAAATAAAGGAATCCTATTCCATTTCAGCAGGGTTAGACTTTCCATCTGTAGGCCCACAGCATGCATATCTGGCCCAGACAGGAAGGGCAACTTATACATCTGTAACAGATGATGAAGCACTTGGTGCTTTTCAGTCTCTTTGTAGACATGAGGGAATAATTCCGGCACTAGAGTCTTCCCATGCTTTAGCTTATGCCTTAAAACTTATGTATGAAGATCCTACGAAAGAACAAATTTTTGTTGTTAATATTTCAGGGCGTGGAGATAAAGATCTCTCTACAGTGAATCAATATCTTAAAAAATGA
- the bcp gene encoding thioredoxin-dependent thiol peroxidase, with amino-acid sequence MSKLKIGSNAPSFSLNDQDGNKVSLKDFKGKKKVLLYFYPRALTPGCTVQACGITDSKKKFDKFNTVVLGVSPDEPEKLTKFVEKKNLNFTLLSDPDHKIAEKYGVWGNKKFMGKEFMGILRTTFIIGQDGKILHIMDKVNTKTHHDDVLKILKTLE; translated from the coding sequence ATGAGTAAATTAAAAATTGGTAGTAATGCCCCATCATTTTCATTAAATGACCAAGATGGAAATAAAGTGTCTTTGAAAGATTTCAAAGGAAAGAAAAAGGTTCTTCTCTATTTCTATCCGAGGGCCTTGACTCCAGGATGCACAGTTCAGGCGTGTGGAATTACTGATTCTAAGAAAAAATTTGATAAATTTAACACTGTGGTTTTAGGTGTAAGTCCAGATGAACCAGAGAAGCTTACAAAGTTTGTAGAAAAAAAGAATTTAAATTTTACTCTCTTGAGTGATCCTGATCATAAAATCGCTGAAAAGTATGGTGTGTGGGGAAATAAGAAATTTATGGGTAAAGAATTTATGGGAATTCTTCGTACAACTTTTATTATTGGCCAGGATGGAAAAATTTTACACATTATGGATAAGGTAAATACAAAAACTCATCATGATGATGTTCTTAAGATCCTGAAAACTCTTGAATAG